Proteins encoded by one window of Chondromyces crocatus:
- a CDS encoding RCC1 domain-containing protein, whose protein sequence is MRCWTRLFFVGFVGVAGLLAVGCGAAEEEGGETQEVDECSPACAKAVDVAAGWSHTCAVLDDGRVKCWGDNWVGQLGIGDTRTRGEGPGQMGTRLPAAELGTGSAAVAVAAGAWHSCALLHGGSVKCWGFNEYGQLGVGDYRNRGNDPGEMGDALPAVDLGAGKTATAIVAGAWHSCALLHDGGVKCWGDNQSGQLGLGDVEARGDDAGEMGDGLPAVDLGAGQAAVAIAAGEAHTCALLGDGGVKCWGDNRSGRLGLGDVEARGDDAGEMGDSLPAVDLGAGQAAVAIAAGEAHTCALLGDQSVKCWGYSRYGRLGTGKDDRGVEPEQMGDELPRVDMGGSKKSMGLSVGWAHSCVLMKEGGIKCWGHNGSGQLGIGDEVDHGEARWGMSDSLPFVNVGAGEVPVLVRAGSSHTCALLGEGRLKCWGENMSGQLGLGDTVPRGVTAEDMGDALPAVKL, encoded by the coding sequence ATGCGTTGCTGGACGCGGCTGTTCTTCGTGGGGTTCGTGGGCGTCGCGGGGCTGCTCGCGGTGGGATGCGGTGCTGCCGAGGAGGAGGGCGGCGAGACCCAAGAGGTGGACGAGTGCTCTCCGGCGTGTGCCAAGGCGGTCGACGTAGCGGCCGGGTGGAGCCACACCTGCGCGGTGCTGGACGATGGCCGGGTGAAGTGCTGGGGGGACAACTGGGTGGGCCAGCTCGGGATCGGTGACACGCGGACCCGTGGTGAGGGGCCGGGGCAGATGGGCACGCGGCTGCCAGCCGCGGAGCTGGGGACGGGGAGCGCGGCGGTGGCCGTGGCTGCCGGGGCCTGGCACTCGTGCGCATTGCTCCACGGTGGGAGTGTGAAGTGCTGGGGCTTCAATGAATACGGCCAGCTCGGGGTCGGCGATTACCGGAACCGAGGGAACGACCCCGGTGAGATGGGGGATGCGCTGCCCGCCGTGGATCTGGGCGCAGGCAAGACGGCCACCGCGATCGTCGCAGGGGCGTGGCATTCGTGCGCGCTGCTTCACGACGGGGGCGTGAAATGCTGGGGGGACAACCAGAGCGGTCAGCTCGGGCTCGGCGATGTCGAGGCGCGAGGCGACGACGCGGGAGAGATGGGGGACGGCTTGCCTGCGGTGGATCTGGGGGCAGGGCAAGCGGCGGTGGCCATCGCGGCGGGCGAGGCCCATACGTGCGCGCTGCTGGGTGACGGAGGCGTGAAGTGCTGGGGTGACAACAGGAGCGGTCGGCTCGGGCTCGGCGATGTCGAGGCGCGGGGCGACGACGCGGGAGAGATGGGAGACAGTTTGCCTGCGGTGGATCTGGGGGCAGGGCAAGCGGCGGTGGCCATCGCGGCGGGCGAGGCCCATACGTGCGCGTTGCTGGGCGACCAGTCCGTGAAATGCTGGGGGTACAGCCGCTACGGCCGTCTCGGGACAGGCAAGGACGACCGGGGGGTCGAGCCGGAACAGATGGGCGATGAGCTGCCCCGGGTGGACATGGGGGGGAGCAAGAAGTCCATGGGACTGTCCGTGGGGTGGGCTCACTCGTGCGTGCTGATGAAGGAAGGCGGGATCAAGTGCTGGGGTCACAACGGGAGCGGCCAGCTCGGGATCGGAGACGAGGTGGACCACGGCGAGGCGCGGTGGGGGATGAGCGACAGCTTGCCCTTCGTGAACGTGGGAGCGGGGGAGGTCCCCGTACTCGTCCGCGCCGGTAGCTCTCACACCTGCGCTTTGCTCGGTGAGGGGAGGCTCAAGTGCTGGGGGGAGAACATGAGCGGGCAGCTGGGGCTGGGGGACACGGTGCCGCGGGGCGTCACCGCGGAGGACATGGGCGACGCCCTGCCGGCCGTGAAGCTGTGA
- a CDS encoding RCC1 domain-containing protein, with product MRRQKGQGAGRVARVVGFAGLAVFLAGCGAIVIRDLGPEDEAPSDGCGEGSTRDEGCEVPEAARALDVTPGYAHTCALLVDGAVKCWGEGSAGQLGLGDAVPRGDDPGEMGDDLPAVSLGTGETVEALAAGSFHHCALLRGGRVKCWGGNASGSLGLGDGEGRGLDVGSMGENLPTVDLGTGVTAVALVAGGETNCALLPDRTLKCWGDNGYGQLGLGDVTPRGNLPGTMGDDLPAVDLGVDGAGTAVFMGAAHVCALLTRGAVKCWGANGHGQLGLGDADHRGDAPGEMGDALPDVDLGAGNLVAALALGRMHSCALLKDGSVKCWGDNERGQLGLGDTELRGDAPGEMGDALPRVDLGSGKRAVAITAGDLHTCALLDDGSLKCWGDSYWGQLGLGDREARGDEPGEMGDALPGVNLGTGEAAVLVRAGSHHTCVRLSGGHIKCWGYNDGRLGLGDIADRGMTPETMGDGLPIVAL from the coding sequence ATGAGGCGTCAGAAGGGTCAGGGGGCTGGGCGCGTGGCGAGGGTCGTGGGGTTCGCGGGGCTCGCCGTCTTCCTGGCTGGCTGTGGCGCGATCGTGATCCGGGATCTCGGCCCCGAGGACGAGGCCCCGTCAGATGGGTGCGGTGAGGGCTCCACGCGGGACGAGGGCTGCGAGGTGCCGGAAGCCGCGCGCGCGCTCGATGTGACTCCCGGGTATGCGCACACCTGTGCGTTGCTCGTCGATGGGGCGGTCAAGTGCTGGGGCGAAGGGAGTGCAGGTCAGCTCGGGCTCGGGGACGCTGTCCCTCGCGGTGACGATCCTGGCGAGATGGGCGACGACCTGCCCGCGGTGAGCCTGGGGACGGGCGAGACGGTGGAGGCGCTCGCTGCGGGGTCCTTCCATCACTGTGCGTTGCTGAGAGGCGGCCGTGTCAAATGCTGGGGGGGCAATGCGTCGGGTTCACTCGGCCTGGGCGATGGGGAGGGCCGAGGGCTTGATGTCGGGTCGATGGGGGAGAACCTGCCGACGGTCGATCTGGGCACGGGCGTCACGGCAGTGGCCCTCGTCGCGGGAGGAGAGACGAACTGCGCGCTGCTGCCCGATCGGACCCTCAAGTGCTGGGGCGACAACGGTTACGGTCAGCTCGGGCTTGGCGACGTGACGCCCCGTGGGAACCTGCCGGGGACGATGGGGGACGACTTGCCCGCTGTGGATCTCGGGGTCGACGGCGCAGGGACGGCGGTCTTCATGGGGGCCGCGCATGTTTGCGCGCTGCTGACGAGGGGAGCCGTGAAATGCTGGGGCGCCAACGGTCACGGTCAGCTCGGGCTCGGGGACGCCGACCATCGCGGCGACGCTCCTGGCGAGATGGGCGACGCGCTGCCCGACGTGGACCTGGGCGCGGGCAACCTGGTCGCGGCGCTGGCCCTTGGGCGCATGCACAGCTGCGCCTTGCTGAAGGATGGCTCCGTGAAGTGCTGGGGCGACAACGAGCGCGGGCAGCTCGGGCTCGGGGACACGGAGCTCCGCGGTGACGCGCCGGGCGAGATGGGCGACGCGCTGCCAAGGGTGGATCTGGGGTCGGGGAAGCGAGCGGTCGCGATCACGGCAGGTGATCTGCACACCTGTGCGTTGTTGGACGACGGTTCGCTCAAGTGCTGGGGTGATAGCTATTGGGGTCAGCTCGGACTCGGTGACAGGGAAGCCCGCGGTGACGAGCCTGGCGAGATGGGTGACGCGCTGCCCGGGGTGAACCTGGGCACGGGTGAGGCCGCTGTGCTCGTGCGCGCAGGGAGCCATCACACGTGCGTGCGACTGAGCGGGGGTCACATCAAGTGCTGGGGGTACAACGATGGGCGGCTGGGGCTCGGCGACATCGCAGACCGGGGGATGACGCCGGAGACCATGGGGGATGGTCTGCCGATCGTGGCGCTGTAG
- a CDS encoding benzoate-CoA ligase family protein produces the protein MDAAAKAPPEQFNFAAHLLTLNQARGAKVAYIDDLGALTYAELERRVRAFAASLLRLGLHREERILVAMLDTVDLPVVFLGALHAGVVPVLVNTLLGADDYAYMFTHSSAKLVVTSGPLVDKLRAAITATGAPLPLLVSQPAPLAPGDLDLTPLLHEPPAEAPADTHVDDIAFWLYSSGSTGRPKGTVHTHGNLYWTAELYAKPILGIRETDVVFSAAKLFFAYGLGNALTFPLSVGATTVLMAERPTCDAVFARLTRHRPTLFCGVPTLFLAMLASPALPPRADVALRVCTSAGEALPQQVGEQFTAHFGAEILDGLGSTEMLHIFLSNRPGEVVYGTTGTPVPGYEVSLRDEAGAPIPDGEIGDLYVKGPSAALLYWRNRDRTRATFLGDWVKTGDKYQRLPSGHYVYAGRSDDMLKVSGQYVAPVEVELVLQQHECVLEAAVVGKLESNGLMKTCAFIVLREGHAPGDHLVVALQAFVKGRLAPHKYPREIVFLAELPKTATGKIQRFRLRDPH, from the coding sequence ATGGATGCAGCCGCCAAGGCACCGCCCGAGCAGTTCAACTTCGCCGCTCACCTCCTCACCCTCAACCAGGCGCGCGGCGCCAAGGTCGCCTACATCGATGACCTCGGCGCCCTCACGTACGCCGAGCTGGAGCGCCGCGTCCGCGCCTTCGCCGCCTCTCTCCTCCGCCTCGGCCTCCACCGCGAGGAGCGCATCCTCGTGGCCATGCTCGACACCGTGGACCTCCCGGTCGTCTTCCTCGGCGCCCTCCACGCCGGTGTCGTCCCGGTCCTCGTCAACACCCTGCTCGGCGCCGACGACTACGCCTACATGTTCACGCACAGCAGCGCGAAGCTCGTCGTCACGTCAGGCCCCCTCGTCGACAAGCTTCGCGCCGCCATCACCGCCACGGGCGCCCCTCTCCCCCTCCTCGTCTCCCAGCCAGCGCCCCTCGCTCCGGGTGACCTCGACCTCACCCCCCTGCTCCACGAACCTCCCGCCGAGGCGCCCGCCGACACCCACGTCGACGACATCGCCTTCTGGCTCTACTCCTCCGGCTCCACCGGCCGCCCCAAGGGCACCGTCCACACCCACGGCAACCTCTACTGGACCGCGGAGCTCTACGCGAAGCCCATCCTCGGCATCCGCGAGACCGACGTCGTCTTCTCCGCCGCCAAGCTCTTCTTCGCGTACGGCCTCGGCAACGCCCTCACCTTCCCCCTCAGCGTCGGCGCCACCACCGTCCTCATGGCCGAGCGCCCCACCTGCGACGCCGTCTTCGCTCGCCTCACCCGCCACAGGCCCACCCTCTTCTGCGGCGTCCCCACCCTCTTCCTCGCCATGCTCGCTTCCCCTGCCCTCCCGCCGCGCGCCGACGTCGCCCTCCGCGTGTGTACCTCCGCCGGCGAGGCCCTCCCCCAGCAGGTCGGCGAGCAGTTCACCGCCCACTTCGGCGCCGAGATCCTCGACGGCCTCGGCTCCACCGAGATGCTCCACATCTTCCTCTCCAACCGCCCTGGAGAGGTCGTCTACGGCACCACCGGCACCCCGGTCCCTGGCTACGAGGTCTCCCTCCGCGACGAAGCCGGCGCCCCGATCCCTGACGGCGAGATCGGCGACCTCTACGTCAAAGGCCCCAGCGCTGCGCTCCTCTACTGGCGCAACCGCGACCGGACCCGGGCCACCTTCCTCGGTGACTGGGTGAAGACCGGCGACAAGTACCAGCGCCTCCCCAGCGGCCACTACGTCTACGCCGGCCGCAGCGACGACATGCTCAAGGTGAGCGGCCAGTACGTCGCCCCCGTCGAGGTCGAACTCGTCCTCCAGCAGCACGAGTGCGTCCTCGAGGCCGCCGTCGTCGGCAAGCTGGAGAGCAACGGCCTCATGAAGACCTGCGCCTTCATCGTCCTCCGCGAAGGCCACGCCCCTGGCGACCACCTCGTCGTGGCGCTCCAGGCCTTCGTCAAAGGCCGCCTCGCGCCCCACAAGTACCCGCGCGAGATCGTCTTCCTCGCGGAGCTACCCAAGACCGCCACCGGCAAGATCCAGCGCTTCCGCCTGCGCGATCCCCACTGA
- a CDS encoding 3,4-dehydroadipyl-CoA semialdehyde dehydrogenase, translating into MSEILKNYVGGEWIAGRGDGTPLRDPVTGEELARVSSEGLDLDKAFDFARTKGGTALRDRTYAERAALLGDVAKALQAKRDDYYAISIANSGTTKADSGMDIEGAIFTLSYYAKLGASLGDAKVLLDGDVTSLSKDGSFRAQHILTPTRGLALFINAFNFPAWGLWEKAAPALLSGVPVIIKPATATAWLTQRMVADVIAAGVLPEGALSVVCGSAAGLLDRVQAFDVVSFTGSADTAAKLRAHPAFVSRAARLNIEADSLNSALLGLDASPGSGAFDGFISEVAREMTIKSGQKCTAIRRAFVPAAHFDAAAEALRAKLAKITVGNPRNETVRMGSLVSRDQHTSVKAGIDALRRETELLFDGSATPLVDADPEVSACVAPHLLGLRDGEASAVHDVEVFGPVATLIAYRDEAHAIDLARRGGGSLVASVFSDDEGQLAHFAVALADTHGRVHAVSPAVAKTQTGHGNVMPQSLHGGPGRAGGGEELGGLRALNFYHRRAAIQAPSGALDLLPKAAAK; encoded by the coding sequence ATGAGCGAGATCCTGAAGAACTACGTCGGCGGCGAGTGGATCGCCGGCCGCGGCGACGGCACGCCGCTCCGCGACCCCGTGACCGGTGAAGAGCTGGCCCGCGTCTCCAGCGAGGGTCTCGACCTCGACAAGGCGTTCGACTTCGCCCGCACGAAAGGCGGCACCGCCCTGCGCGACCGCACCTATGCCGAGCGCGCCGCCCTCCTCGGCGACGTCGCCAAGGCCCTCCAGGCCAAGCGCGACGACTACTACGCCATCTCCATCGCCAACAGCGGCACCACCAAGGCCGACTCGGGCATGGACATCGAGGGCGCCATCTTCACCCTCTCCTACTACGCCAAGCTCGGCGCCTCCCTCGGCGACGCCAAGGTCCTGCTCGACGGTGACGTCACCTCCCTCAGCAAGGACGGCTCCTTCCGCGCCCAGCACATCCTGACCCCGACGCGCGGCCTCGCCCTCTTCATCAACGCCTTCAACTTCCCCGCCTGGGGCCTCTGGGAGAAGGCCGCCCCCGCCCTCCTCTCGGGCGTCCCGGTGATCATCAAGCCTGCCACGGCCACCGCCTGGCTCACCCAGCGCATGGTCGCCGACGTCATCGCGGCCGGCGTGCTCCCCGAGGGCGCCCTCTCCGTCGTCTGCGGCAGCGCCGCCGGCCTCCTCGACCGCGTCCAGGCCTTCGACGTCGTCTCCTTCACCGGCTCCGCCGACACCGCCGCCAAGCTCCGCGCCCACCCGGCCTTCGTCTCGCGCGCAGCCCGCCTCAACATCGAGGCTGACAGCCTCAACTCCGCCCTCCTCGGCCTCGACGCCAGCCCTGGCTCTGGCGCCTTCGACGGCTTCATCAGCGAGGTCGCCCGCGAGATGACCATCAAGTCCGGCCAGAAGTGCACCGCCATCCGCCGCGCCTTCGTCCCCGCCGCCCACTTCGACGCCGCCGCCGAGGCTCTCCGCGCCAAGCTCGCCAAGATCACCGTCGGCAACCCCCGCAACGAGACCGTCCGCATGGGCTCCCTGGTCAGCCGCGACCAGCACACCAGCGTCAAGGCCGGCATCGACGCCCTCCGCCGCGAGACCGAACTCCTCTTCGACGGCAGCGCCACCCCGCTCGTCGACGCCGATCCCGAGGTCAGCGCCTGCGTCGCCCCTCACCTCCTCGGCCTCCGTGACGGCGAAGCGTCCGCCGTTCACGACGTCGAGGTCTTCGGCCCCGTCGCCACCCTCATCGCCTACCGCGACGAAGCCCACGCCATCGACCTCGCCCGCCGCGGCGGCGGCTCCCTCGTCGCCTCCGTCTTCAGCGACGACGAAGGCCAGCTCGCCCACTTCGCCGTCGCCCTCGCCGACACGCACGGCCGCGTCCACGCCGTCAGCCCTGCGGTCGCCAAGACCCAGACCGGCCACGGCAACGTCATGCCCCAGTCCCTCCACGGCGGCCCCGGCCGTGCTGGTGGCGGCGAAGAGCTCGGTGGCCTCCGCGCCCTCAACTTCTACCACCGCCGCGCCGCCATCCAGGCCCCCTCCGGCGCCCTGGATCTCCTCCCCAAGGCCGCAGCGAAGTAG
- a CDS encoding helix-turn-helix transcriptional regulator, producing MKHHASKLARRGPPPDEERHPFLAALGSRVRLLRARRGLTRKALAKEADVSERHLANLETGLGNASVLVLKQVADALGCTLADLMSDEAVSSAEGALIREILQGRDEAALKRARIALTRLFEGNGAGPDRTGRLALIGLRGAGKSTLGRMLASELGMPFVELAREIEKLAGCPPSEIHGLYGASAYRRYELRALEMTLEGHKRAVIALPGGIVSASGTFNLLLARCFTVWLQATPEDHMKRVVAQGDVRPMEGNGEAMDDLRAILASRADFYAKADLSFNTSGKSLGDTFLGLRDALAVRLGDGNMQDSA from the coding sequence ATGAAGCATCATGCGTCAAAGCTGGCGCGACGAGGGCCGCCTCCAGACGAGGAGCGTCATCCCTTCCTGGCGGCGCTCGGAAGTCGGGTGCGGCTGTTGCGAGCACGTCGAGGGCTGACGCGGAAGGCGCTGGCGAAGGAAGCCGATGTGTCCGAGCGGCATCTGGCGAACCTGGAGACGGGGCTGGGGAACGCGTCGGTGCTGGTGCTGAAGCAGGTGGCCGATGCACTCGGATGCACGCTCGCCGACCTCATGAGCGACGAGGCCGTGTCGTCGGCGGAGGGCGCGCTGATCCGGGAGATCTTGCAGGGGCGCGACGAGGCGGCGCTGAAGCGGGCGCGGATCGCGTTGACGCGGCTGTTCGAGGGGAACGGTGCTGGACCGGATCGCACCGGGCGGCTGGCGCTGATCGGTCTGCGGGGCGCGGGTAAATCGACTTTGGGGCGGATGCTCGCGAGCGAGCTGGGGATGCCGTTCGTGGAGCTGGCGCGCGAGATCGAGAAGCTCGCGGGGTGCCCGCCGTCGGAGATTCACGGACTCTACGGGGCGAGCGCGTACCGACGCTATGAGCTGCGGGCGCTGGAGATGACGCTGGAGGGGCACAAACGGGCGGTGATCGCGCTGCCGGGGGGGATCGTGTCGGCGTCGGGTACGTTCAACCTGCTGCTCGCTCGCTGCTTCACGGTGTGGCTCCAGGCGACCCCGGAAGATCACATGAAGCGGGTGGTCGCGCAGGGGGACGTCCGGCCGATGGAGGGCAATGGGGAGGCGATGGACGATCTGAGGGCAATCCTCGCCAGCCGGGCCGACTTCTATGCGAAGGCCGATCTCTCCTTCAACACCAGCGGGAAGTCGCTCGGGGACACTTTCCTGGGTCTCCGGGATGCACTCGCGGTCCGCCTCGGCGATGGCAACATGCAGGATAGTGCTTGA
- the boxC gene encoding 2,3-epoxybenzoyl-CoA dihydrolase, with protein sequence MSADARVDYRTEPSQYKHWKLSFDGPVATLGMDVVEDGGLREGYKLKLNSYDLGVDIELHDAIQRIRFEHPEVKTVVLTSMKDRVFCSGANIFMLGTSTHAWKVNFCKFTNETRNGLEDSSRHSGLKFLAAVNGACAGGGYELALACDEIYLIDDRSSAVSLPEVPLLGVLPGTGGLTRVTDKRKVRHDRADIFCTTVEGIRGERAKQWRLVDEIAKPAQFKDVVRARAAELATSSDRPEGVKGVALPRLERTESEEGLGYRYVQVSFDRARRTATFVVKAPEVAPAVEIADIEAAGAAWWPLAVARELDDAILTLRTNELDLGTWILKTEGEAAHVLAADAALLRHKDHWFVRETLGLLRRTLARLDVSSRTLFALIEAGSCFAGTLAELSFAADRTYMSAGGEGEPRITLSALNFGALPMVNGQSRLGRRFCEDEAELKAAKEATGKALTPAEADALGLVTAAPDELDWADEIRIALEERAAMSPDALTGMEANLRFAGAETMETRIFGRLSAWQNWIFIRPNAVGEKGALKVYGKGGKAQFDPTRV encoded by the coding sequence ATGTCCGCTGATGCCCGCGTCGACTACCGCACCGAGCCTTCGCAGTACAAGCACTGGAAGCTGTCGTTCGATGGCCCGGTCGCCACCCTCGGCATGGATGTGGTCGAGGATGGAGGCCTCCGCGAGGGCTACAAGCTGAAGCTGAACTCGTACGACCTCGGCGTGGACATCGAGCTGCACGACGCGATCCAGCGGATCCGCTTCGAGCACCCCGAGGTGAAGACGGTGGTGCTCACCAGCATGAAGGACCGGGTGTTTTGCTCGGGCGCGAACATCTTCATGCTGGGGACGTCGACCCACGCCTGGAAGGTGAACTTCTGCAAGTTCACGAACGAGACGCGCAACGGGCTGGAGGACTCGAGCCGTCACTCGGGGCTGAAGTTCCTGGCAGCGGTGAACGGGGCCTGCGCCGGTGGTGGCTATGAGCTGGCGCTGGCGTGCGACGAGATCTACCTGATCGATGATCGGTCGTCGGCGGTGTCGCTGCCGGAAGTGCCGCTGCTGGGCGTTCTGCCGGGGACCGGCGGGCTCACGCGGGTCACGGACAAGCGCAAGGTGCGGCACGATCGGGCCGACATCTTCTGCACGACCGTGGAGGGGATCCGCGGGGAGCGGGCGAAGCAGTGGCGGCTCGTGGACGAGATCGCGAAGCCGGCGCAATTCAAAGATGTGGTGCGCGCCCGGGCGGCGGAGCTGGCGACGTCGAGCGATCGGCCCGAAGGCGTGAAGGGGGTGGCGCTGCCGCGGCTGGAGCGGACGGAGAGCGAGGAGGGGCTCGGCTACCGCTACGTGCAGGTGAGCTTCGACAGGGCGCGGAGGACGGCGACGTTCGTGGTGAAGGCGCCCGAGGTGGCTCCGGCGGTGGAGATCGCCGACATCGAGGCGGCCGGTGCAGCATGGTGGCCGCTCGCGGTGGCCAGGGAGCTGGACGACGCGATCCTGACGCTGCGCACGAACGAGCTGGATCTGGGGACCTGGATCCTGAAGACGGAGGGCGAGGCGGCGCACGTGCTGGCGGCGGATGCTGCGTTGCTGCGGCACAAGGACCACTGGTTCGTGCGGGAGACGCTGGGGCTCCTGCGGCGGACGCTGGCGCGGCTGGACGTGTCGTCGAGGACGCTGTTCGCGCTGATCGAGGCGGGGTCGTGCTTCGCCGGGACGCTGGCCGAGCTGTCGTTCGCGGCCGACCGGACGTACATGTCGGCGGGCGGCGAGGGAGAGCCGAGGATCACGCTGTCGGCGCTGAACTTCGGAGCGCTGCCGATGGTGAACGGTCAGTCGCGGCTCGGTCGTCGGTTCTGCGAGGACGAGGCGGAGCTGAAGGCGGCGAAAGAGGCGACGGGGAAGGCGCTGACCCCTGCCGAGGCCGACGCGCTCGGGCTGGTGACGGCGGCGCCGGACGAGCTGGATTGGGCCGACGAGATCCGGATCGCGCTGGAGGAGCGGGCAGCGATGTCGCCCGATGCGCTCACCGGCATGGAGGCGAACCTGCGGTTCGCGGGGGCCGAGACGATGGAGACGCGCATCTTCGGGCGGCTCTCGGCCTGGCAGAACTGGATCTTCATCCGTCCGAATGCGGTCGGTGAGAAGGGGGCTCTCAAGGTGTACGGGAAAGGCGGGAAGGCGCAGTTCGATCCGACGCGGGTGTAG
- the boxB gene encoding benzoyl-CoA 2,3-epoxidase subunit BoxB: MTSIDYSEKIPNNVNLAGDRTLQRALEQWQPNFISWWKDMGPEGSQSFDVYLRTAVSVDPSGWAHFDYVKMPEYRWGIFLTPAQQDRTIQFGEHKGQPAWQEVPGEHRANLRRIIVTQGDTEPASVEQQRHLGLTAPSLYDLRNLFQVNVEEGRHLWAMVYLLQRYFGRDGREEAEALLERRSGDEDNPRILGAFNERTPDWLSFFMFTYFTDRDGKFQLSALTESGFDPLARTTKFMLTEEAHHMFVGESGVSRVIQRTCAVMNQLKTDDPKTLRAAGVIDLETIQRYLNFHYAVTLDLFGADQSSNAAMFYSAGLKGRFEEGKRSDDHQLNGQSYKILGIEGGKLIEREVPMLNALNEVLRDDYIKDSVGGVGRWNKVIEKAGLPFRLSVPHKAFHRQIGTFAGNRVSPDGRLVSEEEWQKNQSNWLPTAEDRAFVASLMGRVAESGKFANWIAPPPMGINKQPIDFEYVRFN; the protein is encoded by the coding sequence ATGACCTCGATCGACTACAGCGAAAAGATTCCGAACAACGTCAATCTCGCCGGAGACCGGACGCTGCAGCGCGCGCTGGAGCAATGGCAGCCGAACTTCATCTCCTGGTGGAAGGACATGGGGCCGGAAGGCTCGCAGTCCTTCGACGTGTACCTGCGCACGGCGGTGAGCGTGGATCCGAGCGGGTGGGCGCACTTCGACTACGTGAAGATGCCCGAGTACCGCTGGGGAATCTTCCTCACGCCCGCCCAGCAGGATCGGACGATCCAGTTCGGGGAGCACAAGGGGCAGCCGGCGTGGCAAGAGGTGCCGGGCGAGCACCGCGCGAACCTGCGGCGGATCATCGTGACGCAAGGGGACACGGAGCCGGCGTCGGTGGAGCAGCAGCGGCACCTGGGGCTGACGGCGCCGTCGCTCTACGATCTGCGGAACCTGTTCCAGGTGAACGTGGAGGAGGGTCGGCACCTCTGGGCGATGGTCTACCTGCTCCAGCGCTACTTCGGGCGTGATGGCCGCGAGGAGGCCGAAGCTCTTCTCGAGCGGCGCTCGGGTGATGAGGACAACCCGCGCATCCTCGGTGCGTTCAACGAGCGGACGCCGGACTGGCTGTCGTTCTTCATGTTCACCTACTTCACGGACCGCGACGGGAAGTTCCAGCTCAGTGCGCTCACGGAGTCGGGCTTCGATCCGCTCGCGCGGACGACGAAGTTCATGTTGACGGAGGAGGCTCACCACATGTTCGTGGGTGAGTCGGGGGTGTCCCGGGTCATCCAGCGGACGTGCGCGGTGATGAACCAGCTCAAGACGGACGATCCGAAGACGCTGCGTGCAGCAGGGGTGATCGATCTGGAGACGATCCAGCGATACCTCAACTTCCACTACGCGGTGACGCTGGATCTGTTCGGCGCTGATCAGTCGTCGAACGCGGCGATGTTCTACAGCGCCGGCCTGAAGGGGCGGTTCGAGGAGGGCAAGCGCTCCGACGATCACCAGCTCAACGGCCAGAGCTACAAGATTCTGGGGATCGAGGGCGGGAAGCTGATCGAGCGCGAGGTGCCCATGCTGAACGCGCTGAACGAGGTACTCCGCGACGACTACATCAAGGATTCGGTCGGCGGCGTGGGACGCTGGAACAAGGTGATCGAGAAGGCGGGGCTGCCGTTCCGGCTCTCCGTGCCGCACAAGGCATTCCACCGTCAGATCGGGACCTTCGCGGGGAACCGGGTGTCGCCGGATGGGCGGCTGGTGAGCGAGGAAGAGTGGCAGAAGAACCAGTCGAACTGGCTACCCACCGCCGAGGACCGGGCGTTCGTGGCGTCGCTCATGGGCCGTGTCGCCGAGTCGGGCAAGTTCGCCAACTGGATCGCGCCGCCGCCCATGGGTATCAACAAGCAGCCCATCGATTTCGAGTACGTGCGATTCAACTGA